In Priestia megaterium NBRC 15308 = ATCC 14581, the following proteins share a genomic window:
- a CDS encoding ornithine--oxo-acid transaminase, whose amino-acid sequence MTTETQKTVKIIEQTEKFGAHNYHPLPIVIEKAEGVWVHDPENNKYMDMLSAYSAVNQGHRHPKIIEALKRQADKVTLTSRAFHNDQLGPWYEKICKLTNKNMALPMNTGAEAVETAIKAARRWAYDVKGVVENQAQIIACVGNFHGRTMTAVSLSSEAEYQRGFGPMLPGLQTIPYGDLEALKAAITPNTAAFLIEPIQGEAGIVLPPEGFLKAAADLCKEHNVLFIADEIQVGLARTGKMFACDWEGVEPDMLILGKALGGGVFPISCVVANEDILNVFNPGSHGSTFGGNPLACAVSLAALEVIEDEELPARSLELGSYFKQKLQSLSNPVIKEVRGRGLFIGVELHEEARPYCEKLKDQGLLCKETHSTVIRFAPPLTISKEELDWAIERIEKVFAE is encoded by the coding sequence ATGACAACTGAAACACAAAAAACGGTGAAAATCATTGAGCAAACAGAAAAATTTGGGGCACACAACTATCATCCGCTGCCGATTGTAATTGAAAAGGCAGAAGGCGTATGGGTACACGATCCAGAAAATAATAAATATATGGATATGCTAAGTGCTTATTCCGCTGTTAACCAAGGACATCGTCATCCAAAAATTATTGAAGCATTAAAACGTCAAGCTGATAAAGTAACGTTAACGTCACGAGCGTTTCATAATGATCAGCTTGGTCCATGGTATGAAAAGATTTGTAAATTAACAAATAAAAATATGGCTCTTCCAATGAATACGGGAGCAGAAGCGGTGGAAACAGCCATTAAAGCTGCACGCCGCTGGGCTTACGATGTGAAAGGCGTTGTTGAAAATCAAGCACAAATCATCGCATGTGTGGGCAACTTCCACGGTCGTACAATGACAGCTGTTTCCTTATCGTCTGAAGCAGAATATCAACGTGGTTTTGGACCGATGCTTCCAGGGCTTCAAACCATTCCTTATGGTGATTTAGAAGCGTTAAAAGCTGCTATTACACCAAATACAGCCGCATTTTTAATTGAGCCAATTCAAGGTGAAGCAGGTATCGTTTTACCTCCAGAAGGCTTCTTAAAAGCTGCAGCTGATTTATGTAAAGAACATAATGTGCTCTTTATTGCTGATGAAATCCAAGTTGGCTTAGCGCGTACAGGCAAAATGTTTGCTTGTGATTGGGAAGGTGTAGAACCAGATATGCTGATTTTAGGTAAAGCGCTTGGGGGAGGAGTTTTCCCTATTTCTTGCGTAGTTGCTAATGAAGACATTTTAAATGTCTTTAACCCTGGCTCTCATGGTTCAACATTTGGAGGAAACCCGCTTGCTTGTGCCGTATCATTAGCTGCTTTGGAAGTAATTGAAGATGAAGAACTTCCAGCGCGTTCATTAGAATTAGGTTCTTATTTCAAGCAGAAGCTCCAAAGCTTAAGCAATCCAGTTATTAAAGAAGTGCGCGGCCGAGGTCTATTCATTGGGGTAGAATTACACGAAGAAGCTCGTCCTTATTGTGAAAAATTAAAAGACCAAGGTTTGCTTTGTAAAGAAACGCACAGTACGGTTATTCGTTTTGCTCCGCCGCTAACGATTTCAAAAGAAGAGTTAGACTGGGCAATTGAACGAATTGAAAAAGTATTTGCTGAGTAA
- a CDS encoding M20/M25/M40 family metallo-hydrolase → MYIQLSQLSMEEQVECLTKTLVKIKSINGTSGEVKIADFIKNTLQSFPYFKENPLHVWEQKINGDTLGRKNVFAFIQGSKKNAQTMIYHAHLDTVGIEDFGPLKDIALDPEELQRYFSTHNINEDVQRDARSGEWMFGRGAVDMQSGIAVHLANVLHFTKHPNKLEGNVLFMVNPDEESQHAGIISAVSELNRLKKEKNLSYVAAINTDFITPLYDGDSTRYIYTGAAGKLLPCFYIYGREVHVGDTLAGIDPNLIASEITGSIHNNINLTENIEGELVLPPSCLYQRDNKEAYNVQTAVSSHLYFNYFIYERTAKEVMSQLIGLSIEACEKVEKKLSDYYELFVQRTNLPKRNLSWKVDVVSLEDYLEELDQKGINAQACIERAFEQYAYLELRTRCFKVIEELQKLDPHQSPRVIVFFAPPYLPHNHLKKDESRDQQLLYPLQAAVEKVGKQTGETFQFKKFFPYLADGSFLSLHETDEEIDAFTRNFPGWGIAGAIPFREIRELNIPSINIGVYGKDGHKWTERVYKPYSFGVLPKLIQETTVQMLKSRHACTNHI, encoded by the coding sequence GTGTATATCCAACTCTCACAGCTAAGCATGGAAGAGCAAGTTGAATGTTTAACAAAAACGTTAGTGAAAATCAAAAGTATCAATGGGACAAGCGGCGAAGTAAAGATTGCTGATTTCATTAAAAACACGCTTCAAAGTTTTCCTTATTTCAAAGAAAATCCCCTCCACGTTTGGGAACAGAAAATTAATGGCGATACGCTAGGTAGAAAAAATGTATTTGCTTTTATTCAAGGCAGCAAAAAAAATGCTCAAACAATGATTTATCACGCTCACTTAGATACGGTTGGCATTGAAGATTTTGGTCCATTAAAAGACATAGCATTAGATCCAGAAGAACTTCAGCGCTATTTCTCTACGCATAACATTAATGAAGATGTACAGCGAGATGCTCGCTCAGGTGAATGGATGTTTGGAAGAGGAGCCGTTGATATGCAAAGTGGAATTGCTGTACATTTAGCCAATGTGCTGCATTTTACTAAGCATCCAAATAAATTAGAAGGAAACGTCCTTTTTATGGTCAACCCAGATGAGGAAAGTCAGCATGCTGGAATTATTTCTGCCGTTTCTGAACTGAACCGTTTGAAAAAAGAAAAAAATCTTTCATATGTAGCAGCGATTAATACCGACTTTATTACACCTCTTTACGATGGAGATTCCACGCGCTATATTTATACAGGAGCTGCTGGGAAACTGCTTCCATGTTTTTATATTTACGGAAGGGAGGTACACGTAGGAGATACGCTTGCTGGTATAGATCCTAATTTGATTGCATCTGAGATCACAGGAAGCATCCATAACAATATTAATCTAACTGAAAATATTGAAGGAGAGCTGGTACTGCCACCTTCCTGTCTGTATCAACGAGATAATAAAGAGGCTTATAATGTGCAAACTGCTGTAAGCAGTCATTTGTATTTTAACTATTTCATCTATGAACGAACGGCAAAAGAAGTGATGAGTCAATTAATTGGATTATCAATCGAAGCATGTGAAAAAGTGGAGAAAAAACTTTCTGATTATTACGAACTTTTTGTTCAGAGAACGAATTTACCAAAGCGAAACTTGTCTTGGAAAGTGGATGTTGTGAGTTTGGAAGATTACCTGGAAGAATTGGATCAAAAAGGGATAAATGCTCAGGCTTGTATTGAACGAGCTTTCGAACAGTATGCGTATTTAGAACTTAGAACAAGGTGCTTTAAAGTAATTGAAGAACTTCAAAAGTTAGATCCGCATCAAAGTCCGCGCGTAATTGTCTTTTTTGCACCGCCTTACTTGCCTCATAATCACTTGAAGAAAGACGAAAGTAGAGATCAGCAGCTTCTTTATCCCTTGCAAGCAGCTGTGGAGAAGGTTGGAAAACAGACGGGAGAGACGTTTCAGTTTAAAAAATTTTTTCCCTACCTAGCGGATGGCAGCTTTTTATCTCTTCATGAGACAGATGAGGAAATCGATGCTTTTACACGTAACTTTCCGGGGTGGGGGATTGCAGGGGCGATTCCTTTCCGTGAAATTCGAGAGTTAAATATTCCGTCCATCAATATAGGAGTATATGGGAAAGACGGACATAAGTGGACAGAGCGAGTGTATAAGCCTTATTCGTTCGGAGTTCTTCCTAAGTTGATTCAAGAAACAACCGTTCAGATGCTAAAAAGTAGGCATGCTTGTACAAACCACATATAA
- a CDS encoding amino acid permease: protein MNRHTEQNQLQRTMKSRHLFMIALGGVIGTGLFLGSGFTISQAGPGGAILAYIIGGFLMYLVMLCLGELAVAMPVSGSFQEYATRFLGPSTGFMIGWLYWFSWANTTGLEFTSAGILMQRWFPDVPIWSWCLIFGVITFLINALSARSYAETEFWFSSIKVTAIILFILIGGAAVFGFIDFKGGEPAPFLSHFTQGAGLFPNGILAVLLTLVTVNFSFQGTELVGIAAGESESPEKTLPRSIRNVIWRTLFFFVLAMFVLVSILPYKTAGVIESPFVAVLDQIGIPYAADIMNFVILTAVLSVANSGVYAASRMLWSLSNSNMGPKPLKKLSTKGVPINALIVTMIISGCSLITSVVAAETVYLWFISISGMVTIIVWMSICASQFMFRRRFLAEGGDIKELKFKTPLYPFVPILGFCLYGLVLISLIFIPDQRIGLYCGVPLIIVLYVYYHVGIKKNIDQKQSDSPVYKAK, encoded by the coding sequence ATGAATAGACATACAGAACAAAACCAATTACAGAGAACAATGAAAAGCAGACATTTATTTATGATTGCGTTAGGAGGCGTAATTGGAACAGGCCTATTTTTAGGTTCGGGTTTTACTATTAGCCAGGCAGGGCCGGGAGGAGCCATTCTTGCATATATAATAGGCGGCTTCCTCATGTACTTAGTTATGCTTTGTTTAGGAGAGCTAGCGGTAGCAATGCCGGTTTCAGGTTCCTTTCAAGAATACGCTACAAGGTTTTTAGGACCTTCTACAGGCTTTATGATTGGATGGCTGTACTGGTTCAGCTGGGCAAATACGACGGGGCTTGAATTTACGTCAGCAGGAATTTTAATGCAGAGGTGGTTTCCTGATGTACCTATATGGTCATGGTGCTTGATTTTTGGTGTCATTACATTTTTAATTAACGCTCTTTCTGCTCGAAGCTATGCTGAAACTGAGTTTTGGTTTTCGAGTATTAAAGTTACGGCTATTATTCTATTTATTTTAATTGGAGGAGCTGCTGTTTTTGGTTTTATCGATTTCAAGGGAGGAGAACCCGCCCCGTTTCTTTCACATTTCACCCAAGGCGCAGGTCTTTTTCCAAATGGAATACTGGCAGTTTTATTGACTTTAGTAACGGTTAACTTTTCGTTTCAAGGAACGGAGCTTGTCGGCATTGCAGCAGGAGAAAGTGAAAGTCCTGAGAAAACGTTGCCGAGATCTATTCGAAACGTCATTTGGAGAACGCTGTTTTTCTTTGTATTAGCTATGTTTGTTTTAGTCTCTATTCTGCCATACAAAACAGCAGGCGTCATTGAAAGTCCGTTTGTTGCCGTATTAGATCAAATTGGCATTCCATACGCAGCGGATATCATGAACTTTGTCATTTTAACAGCCGTTCTATCAGTGGCGAACTCCGGCGTTTATGCTGCTTCTCGTATGCTTTGGTCACTGTCAAACAGCAATATGGGGCCAAAACCTTTGAAGAAATTATCTACAAAAGGTGTTCCAATTAACGCATTAATTGTGACAATGATTATTTCAGGGTGCTCGTTGATTACAAGTGTCGTGGCTGCTGAAACCGTATATCTTTGGTTTATTTCGATTTCAGGAATGGTAACCATTATTGTTTGGATGTCCATTTGTGCCTCTCAATTTATGTTCCGCCGTCGTTTTTTAGCGGAAGGAGGAGACATAAAGGAATTGAAATTTAAAACGCCACTTTATCCATTCGTTCCTATTCTAGGTTTTTGTTTGTATGGACTTGTATTAATCAGCTTAATTTTTATTCCGGATCAACGAATTGGTCTTTACTGTGGTGTCCCTTTAATCATTGTACTCTACGTGTATTATCACGTAGGAATCAAGAAAAATATTGATCAAAAACAATCGGATTCACCGGTTTATAAAGCAAAATAA
- a CDS encoding sigma-54 interaction domain-containing protein produces the protein MTDTLSTLKHIYETILNKVDAGIHAVDETGKTIIYNEKMTKMELMDEQDVLHKNLLDVFMFKENQQSTLVQALQKGKETVNVKQTYFNNQGQEITTINNTFPILKDGVIQGAVEIAQDVTKLERLIRQNIRQKGNTRFTFDSIIGNSQAVHDVIEDAKRATRTPSYVLIIGETGTGKELFAQSIHNGSSRSSAPFISQNCAALPDNLIESLLFGTKRGAFTGAMDNPGLFEQAQGGTLLLDEINSLNPNLQAKLLRVLQEKTVRRIGDTVDKPVNVRVIANMNEDPIDAIAENRLRKDLYYRLGVVTLFIPPLRERKEDIIELTKFFIKKYNDLFQMNVKTVDHQVMSSFLSYDWPGNVRELEHIIEGAMNLVMDEDVIHYSHLPFQYRTKFQLKQHEHFENKASSDAPSYPSAFQPSLPLKEQLLAFEAECIKQTLEQHSHNISKSAKILGLTRQSLQYRMKRLNIRSK, from the coding sequence ATGACCGATACATTAAGCACTCTTAAACATATATACGAAACCATTTTAAATAAAGTCGATGCCGGTATCCACGCGGTCGATGAAACAGGAAAAACTATTATTTATAATGAAAAGATGACAAAGATGGAGCTGATGGATGAACAAGACGTTTTACATAAAAACTTGTTAGATGTGTTTATGTTCAAAGAAAATCAGCAAAGCACGCTTGTACAGGCGCTGCAAAAAGGAAAAGAAACGGTTAACGTCAAGCAAACGTATTTCAACAATCAAGGACAAGAAATCACGACGATTAATAATACCTTCCCTATTTTAAAAGACGGGGTCATTCAAGGAGCGGTTGAAATTGCTCAGGACGTGACGAAACTAGAGCGTCTAATCCGGCAAAACATTAGGCAAAAAGGAAACACACGCTTTACGTTTGATAGCATCATCGGAAACAGTCAAGCGGTTCATGATGTGATTGAAGACGCCAAGCGCGCTACTAGAACTCCTTCTTATGTCTTAATTATTGGAGAAACAGGCACGGGAAAAGAACTGTTTGCTCAAAGCATACATAATGGCAGCAGCCGCTCTTCTGCGCCTTTTATTTCACAAAACTGTGCTGCGCTACCGGATAATTTAATTGAAAGCCTTTTGTTCGGTACGAAACGCGGAGCTTTTACAGGTGCAATGGATAATCCTGGTCTTTTCGAACAAGCGCAAGGAGGCACATTACTGCTAGATGAAATCAACTCGTTAAACCCAAATCTTCAGGCTAAGCTTCTTCGAGTGCTGCAGGAAAAAACCGTACGAAGAATTGGGGATACAGTGGACAAACCGGTTAACGTTCGAGTGATCGCGAACATGAATGAAGATCCAATCGATGCAATTGCAGAAAACCGATTACGCAAAGACTTATATTATCGACTTGGCGTCGTGACGCTTTTTATTCCTCCTCTTCGTGAACGAAAAGAAGATATTATTGAATTAACAAAGTTTTTCATCAAAAAATACAATGATTTATTTCAGATGAATGTAAAAACCGTAGATCACCAAGTTATGTCTTCTTTTCTCTCTTATGACTGGCCAGGGAACGTACGGGAATTAGAACACATTATTGAAGGTGCAATGAACTTAGTAATGGACGAAGATGTTATTCACTATTCTCACCTTCCTTTCCAATACAGAACGAAGTTCCAGCTAAAGCAGCATGAACATTTTGAAAATAAAGCAAGCAGTGACGCACCTTCTTATCCAAGCGCTTTTCAGCCTTCTCTTCCTTTAAAGGAACAGCTGTTAGCGTTCGAAGCAGAATGTATTAAACAAACGCTTGAACAACACAGCCACAACATCTCAAAAAGTGCTAAAATACTAGGGCTGACCAGACAAAGCTTGCAATATCGTATGAAACGATTAAACATCCGCTCTAAATAA
- a CDS encoding SDR family oxidoreductase, producing the protein MNQNQKQNFPPQHQQTQPGIEKDMHPIPTSIAPDYKASGKLQNKVAVITGGDSGIGRSVAYHYAKEGANVVITYLNEHDDANETKKQVERMEASCLLLAGDIGDEHFCQEVVSKAIQTFGKIDILVNNAAEQHPQKSITDITTEQLTRTFQTNIFSIFHLTKAALPHLKQGSAIINTTSVTAYHGHDQLIDYSSTKGAIVAFTRSLSASLATKGIRVNGVAPGPIWTPLIPSTFDEQQVATFGSNTPMKRAGQPSELGPAYVYLASSDSSYMSGQVLHINGGSIVNG; encoded by the coding sequence ATGAATCAAAATCAAAAACAAAACTTCCCTCCTCAGCATCAGCAAACTCAGCCAGGTATTGAGAAAGATATGCACCCAATCCCTACCTCTATCGCTCCAGATTATAAGGCAAGCGGAAAATTACAGAACAAAGTAGCTGTTATCACCGGAGGAGACAGCGGTATCGGACGTTCTGTCGCTTATCATTACGCTAAAGAAGGCGCAAATGTTGTCATAACCTACCTTAATGAACACGATGATGCAAATGAAACCAAAAAACAAGTTGAACGAATGGAAGCTTCTTGTTTATTGCTTGCTGGCGATATAGGAGATGAGCATTTTTGTCAAGAAGTCGTCTCAAAGGCGATTCAGACTTTCGGAAAAATAGACATCTTAGTCAATAATGCAGCTGAACAGCATCCTCAAAAAAGTATTACGGATATTACGACTGAACAGCTTACTCGTACGTTTCAAACGAATATTTTTTCAATTTTTCATCTGACCAAAGCTGCATTGCCTCATTTAAAACAAGGAAGCGCTATTATTAATACAACGTCTGTGACAGCTTACCATGGACATGATCAGCTGATTGATTACTCTTCAACCAAAGGTGCTATCGTTGCTTTTACACGTTCTTTATCAGCTTCGCTCGCAACAAAAGGCATTCGCGTAAACGGCGTAGCTCCGGGACCCATTTGGACACCTCTTATTCCGTCTACGTTCGACGAACAGCAAGTTGCGACATTTGGGTCTAATACACCTATGAAACGGGCAGGACAGCCTTCTGAGCTCGGACCGGCCTATGTATACTTGGCAAGCTCTGATTCTTCTTATATGTCCGGGCAAGTTCTACACATTAATGGGGGATCCATTGTAAACGGATAA
- a CDS encoding YajQ family cyclic di-GMP-binding protein: MAKDSSFDIVSQVDLSEVTNGITMATKEIKTRYDFKGSKSEISLENEELVLISDDEFKLEQLKDVLISKLIKRGVPTRNISYGKIENASGGTVRQRAKLIQGIDKDNAKKLNTIIKNTGLKVKSQIQDDQLRVSGKNRDDLQQIISAIRSADLPIDVQFINYR, translated from the coding sequence ATGGCTAAAGATAGTTCATTTGACATTGTGTCACAAGTCGATTTATCAGAGGTAACAAACGGCATTACCATGGCAACAAAAGAAATTAAAACCCGCTACGATTTTAAAGGCAGTAAAAGCGAAATCTCACTTGAAAACGAAGAGCTTGTTCTTATTTCTGATGATGAATTTAAGCTTGAACAGTTAAAAGACGTACTGATCTCCAAGCTTATTAAACGCGGCGTACCTACACGCAATATCTCATATGGAAAAATTGAGAACGCCTCTGGAGGAACGGTTAGACAACGTGCCAAGCTAATTCAAGGTATCGACAAAGACAACGCTAAAAAGCTAAATACAATTATTAAAAATACCGGTTTAAAAGTAAAAAGCCAGATTCAAGATGATCAGCTTCGCGTAAGCGGTAAAAATCGTGATGACCTGCAGCAAATTATTTCAGCTATTCGCAGCGCTGATTTACCTATTGACGTACAATTTATTAATTACCGCTAA
- a CDS encoding CvfB family protein, whose product MNVEAGMKAYLTVNRETPIGYMLAEGEEEILLHKNETTRELAEGEEVEVFLYLDQHDRLTATMHLPLVEEGVYEWVEVVDVNPGLGVFVNIGMNKDMLIGSTDLPALEDLWPEVGNKVYCTMKISKRGKMYGKIATDDVMKAMALDAPPELFNREVSGYIYRVLRVGSFIMTDEGYVGFIHESERRKEPKLGTYVTGRVINVKEDGTLNVSLLPRKQESMDEDAQVLYDYMESRGGVMPFWDKSYPEDIRERFNMSKAAFKRALGKLMKEGKVYQEEGWTYFKKEEN is encoded by the coding sequence ATGAATGTAGAAGCTGGGATGAAAGCGTATTTAACAGTAAACCGGGAAACGCCGATTGGTTATATGTTAGCAGAAGGTGAAGAAGAAATTTTGCTACATAAAAATGAAACAACAAGAGAACTTGCTGAAGGAGAAGAAGTAGAAGTTTTTCTATACCTTGATCAGCATGACCGTTTAACGGCAACGATGCACTTACCTCTTGTTGAAGAAGGTGTTTATGAGTGGGTCGAGGTCGTAGATGTTAATCCAGGTTTGGGCGTGTTTGTAAATATCGGCATGAACAAAGATATGTTAATTGGTTCAACAGACTTACCTGCGCTAGAAGATCTGTGGCCAGAAGTCGGAAACAAGGTTTACTGTACAATGAAGATTTCAAAGCGCGGTAAGATGTACGGAAAAATTGCTACAGATGATGTGATGAAAGCAATGGCATTAGATGCTCCGCCCGAACTTTTTAATCGTGAAGTGAGCGGATACATCTATCGCGTACTGCGCGTAGGTTCATTTATTATGACAGATGAAGGATATGTTGGATTTATTCATGAAAGCGAGAGACGCAAAGAACCAAAGCTTGGTACATATGTAACAGGCCGCGTAATTAATGTAAAAGAAGACGGAACGCTAAACGTATCGCTTCTTCCGCGCAAGCAAGAAAGCATGGATGAAGATGCACAAGTACTATACGATTACATGGAAAGCCGCGGTGGCGTTATGCCATTTTGGGATAAAAGCTATCCGGAAGATATTCGTGAGCGCTTTAATATGAGTAAAGCTGCGTTCAAACGTGCGCTTGGTAAACTGATGAAAGAAGGAAAAGTTTATCAAGAAGAAGGATGGACATATTTTAAAAAAGAAGAAAACTAA
- a CDS encoding DUF3941 domain-containing protein, protein MPKTSDNDKKAKDNNAKLHEKNLQAKHNRELGKHSFSKKTDHL, encoded by the coding sequence ATGCCAAAAACGAGCGATAACGATAAAAAAGCAAAAGATAATAACGCAAAGCTTCACGAAAAGAATCTGCAAGCTAAGCATAACCGTGAGCTTGGAAAACATTCATTTTCTAAAAAAACTGATCACTTATAA
- a CDS encoding DegV family protein: MSIKLLTDSASDLPLSFFQENNVGFLPLRVSLDNQEFLDLQTIEPASVYEAIRKGKMPKTSQAAPTTMYEVFEDIAKSGDSCVYLAFSSELSGTYQTAMMIREELLEKYPDFQLEIIDTKCASLGQGVVTYYAAQLLQQNLSLIEMTEKIKQYALHMEHIFTVDDLDFLAQGGRVSKASAFVGGLLNIKPLLHVEDGKLIPIEKIRGRKKVFKRMLDVMEERGKNLSSQTIGISHGDDLETALQLKEMIQERFGTKHFIINIIGAAIGSHSGPGTIAVFFLNENIE; this comes from the coding sequence ATGTCAATTAAACTTTTAACCGATAGTGCAAGCGATTTGCCTTTATCCTTTTTTCAAGAAAATAACGTTGGCTTTTTACCACTTCGCGTAAGCCTGGATAATCAAGAATTTTTAGATCTACAAACGATTGAGCCAGCTTCTGTCTACGAAGCTATCCGTAAAGGCAAGATGCCAAAAACATCTCAAGCGGCTCCAACTACTATGTATGAAGTCTTTGAAGACATAGCTAAATCAGGTGATTCGTGCGTTTATTTAGCTTTTTCTTCAGAATTATCCGGTACATATCAAACAGCAATGATGATTCGAGAAGAACTCCTAGAAAAGTATCCCGATTTTCAATTAGAGATAATCGATACGAAATGTGCATCTCTTGGCCAAGGAGTAGTTACTTATTATGCAGCACAATTACTACAACAAAACCTCTCACTAATAGAGATGACAGAAAAAATAAAACAATACGCGCTGCATATGGAACATATTTTTACGGTCGATGACTTAGATTTTCTTGCTCAAGGAGGACGCGTGAGCAAAGCTTCTGCTTTTGTAGGAGGTCTGCTTAATATTAAGCCGCTGCTTCATGTGGAAGATGGAAAATTGATTCCAATCGAAAAAATCCGCGGCCGTAAAAAAGTATTTAAGCGCATGCTTGATGTAATGGAAGAGCGAGGAAAAAACCTCTCTTCTCAAACCATTGGAATTAGCCATGGAGATGATTTAGAAACAGCTCTTCAGCTGAAAGAGATGATTCAAGAACGTTTTGGAACCAAACATTTTATCATTAATATTATTGGTGCAGCCATAGGTTCTCACTCTGGCCCAGGGACGATTGCAGTCTTCTTTTTGAACGAAAACATCGAATAA
- a CDS encoding YitT family protein: MWLETKKAIVVLVGALLNALALNLFLIPANVYSSGFTGVAQLVSSIVTDYTPFTISTGVLLLLLNIPVTILGWKKVGKSFTVYSFISVAATTLFLGIIPIQALSKDIILNAVFGGVILAVGVGITLKFGASTGGLDIIALILSRVKDRPIGTYMFILNAIIIVLAGLLYGAEKSLYTLVTLYTTTRVIDVIHTRHVKLTAMIVTKKGVELRKAIHAKLVRGITAVPAKGGFTNEDKEMLMIVLTRYELYDLERVIKEVDPKAFTNIVQTTGIFGLFRKD, translated from the coding sequence ATGTGGCTTGAAACAAAAAAAGCGATAGTCGTCTTGGTAGGAGCATTATTGAATGCGCTTGCGCTCAACTTGTTTTTGATACCTGCTAATGTATATTCGAGCGGCTTTACAGGAGTAGCGCAGCTTGTTTCGAGTATCGTGACAGATTACACCCCTTTTACTATTTCCACGGGAGTGTTGTTGTTGTTGTTAAATATTCCTGTAACTATTTTAGGGTGGAAAAAAGTTGGGAAGTCATTTACTGTTTACAGCTTTATCAGCGTTGCTGCAACAACTTTGTTTCTTGGAATTATTCCTATTCAAGCACTTTCTAAAGACATCATCCTTAACGCAGTTTTTGGAGGCGTTATTTTAGCGGTAGGGGTAGGGATTACATTAAAATTTGGAGCTTCAACTGGTGGGCTCGATATTATTGCCCTGATTTTGTCTCGAGTAAAAGACCGACCAATTGGCACTTATATGTTCATATTAAACGCAATTATTATCGTGCTAGCAGGTCTTTTATATGGTGCTGAGAAGTCACTCTATACGCTTGTGACGCTTTATACAACTACTCGCGTCATTGATGTTATTCATACGCGTCATGTCAAACTCACAGCAATGATCGTAACAAAAAAAGGAGTGGAGCTAAGAAAGGCGATTCACGCCAAACTCGTGCGAGGGATTACGGCGGTACCGGCTAAAGGCGGCTTTACAAATGAAGATAAAGAAATGCTGATGATTGTTTTGACCAGATATGAATTATATGACTTGGAACGAGTGATTAAAGAGGTAGATCCTAAAGCATTTACCAATATCGTTCAGACAACGGGAATCTTTGGTTTGTTTCGCAAGGATTAA
- a CDS encoding DUF3813 family protein produces MKNSLFGQVKDAIRNAVSGHSEDQLHRQKHGNGELDISEGVLNSIASNASPEEQEQLKQFQNSLHQAYDTDGESHSQEKSADITSDTLSHIVQNASSEEKAQLEQLQNTLEGGQSHAHGKAHTSSESVAADILSHAQQSASPEEQAQLQQLQNTLGAAGQNHQTSQAHTSAASGENIAADMLSHAQQNASPEEQAQLQELSNDLKGTH; encoded by the coding sequence ATGAAAAATTCACTTTTTGGTCAAGTAAAAGATGCGATTCGAAATGCAGTATCCGGCCATTCAGAAGATCAGCTTCACCGTCAAAAGCACGGCAACGGTGAACTTGATATTTCAGAAGGTGTATTAAATAGCATTGCTTCTAACGCTTCTCCTGAGGAGCAAGAGCAGCTGAAGCAATTCCAAAACTCATTGCATCAAGCGTACGATACAGATGGAGAATCACATTCACAAGAGAAAAGCGCAGACATTACGTCTGATACGCTGTCTCATATCGTTCAGAATGCTTCTTCCGAAGAGAAGGCACAGCTTGAACAGCTTCAAAACACTTTAGAAGGCGGTCAGTCTCACGCTCACGGTAAAGCTCACACGTCCAGTGAAAGCGTAGCAGCTGATATATTATCTCATGCACAGCAAAGCGCTTCTCCTGAAGAACAAGCTCAGCTTCAGCAGCTTCAGAATACATTGGGAGCTGCTGGTCAAAATCATCAAACGTCTCAGGCTCATACGTCTGCAGCTTCGGGTGAAAACATTGCAGCTGATATGCTGTCTCATGCGCAGCAAAATGCTTCTCCTGAAGAACAAGCTCAGCTTCAAGAACTTTCTAATGACTTAAAAGGTACACATTAA